Proteins encoded together in one Peribacillus asahii window:
- a CDS encoding zinc-dependent alcohol dehydrogenase family protein, translating to MRAAQIIEQRKPLRIGHVPDPTPGPHDVIVKVEASGVCRSDWHAWMGDWEWIGLSPILPIIPGHELGGIVEAVGKEVKNFRPGDRVTTPFHEGCSHCLNCLSGQSNRCDSLQIFGFSYDGAYAEYVKVPNGDFNLVALPDEVDTLTAAAIGCRYMTGYHGVMRSNIKPGNWLVVHGAGGVGLSAVQVANAIGAQVIAVDVDEAKLDKAKKEGAVVGVNARQENVVEAIREITKGGAHASIEALGIQETILNSVTSLRKGGRHVQIGLTTKNEGGLVGLPIDAITAMELEVVGSLGNPRSEYNGLLALIAQGKLNPKSLVSREIALDDVSEVLHDMTSYKTYGFNVITQFK from the coding sequence ATGAGAGCTGCTCAAATTATTGAACAAAGAAAACCGTTAAGAATAGGTCATGTACCTGACCCAACTCCAGGTCCGCATGATGTCATTGTGAAAGTCGAAGCAAGCGGAGTGTGCCGTAGTGATTGGCATGCTTGGATGGGAGATTGGGAGTGGATTGGCTTAAGTCCTATTCTTCCGATTATTCCAGGTCATGAATTAGGCGGCATTGTTGAAGCGGTAGGAAAAGAAGTGAAAAACTTTCGTCCAGGAGATCGAGTAACGACTCCTTTCCACGAAGGCTGTTCACATTGTTTAAACTGTTTGAGTGGTCAATCAAATCGCTGTGATTCTTTACAAATTTTTGGATTTAGTTATGATGGAGCGTATGCAGAATATGTGAAAGTACCAAACGGGGATTTTAACTTAGTTGCTCTTCCTGATGAAGTGGACACGCTTACAGCTGCAGCTATTGGTTGTCGCTATATGACTGGCTATCATGGTGTCATGCGCAGCAATATTAAGCCAGGGAATTGGCTTGTTGTTCATGGTGCAGGAGGTGTTGGGCTATCTGCTGTTCAAGTTGCCAATGCGATAGGCGCTCAAGTCATTGCAGTTGATGTAGATGAGGCTAAATTGGACAAGGCTAAGAAAGAAGGTGCCGTTGTTGGTGTGAACGCTCGCCAAGAAAATGTTGTGGAAGCCATTCGAGAAATAACGAAGGGTGGGGCACATGCATCCATCGAAGCGCTTGGAATTCAAGAAACAATTTTAAATTCGGTCACTTCTTTACGCAAAGGAGGCCGACATGTTCAAATCGGTTTAACTACAAAAAATGAAGGGGGCTTAGTTGGTCTTCCGATTGATGCGATTACGGCGATGGAGTTAGAAGTGGTCGGAAGCCTAGGTAACCCTCGCTCGGAGTATAATGGTTTACTAGCATTGATTGCTCAAGGAAAGTTAAATCCAAAGTCACTCGTTTCACGTGAGATTGCCTTAGATGATGTATCTGAGGTGCTTCATGATATGACAAGCTATAAAACATATGGGTTTAATGTAATTACACAATTTAAATAG
- a CDS encoding chromate transporter, which produces MNSRFKSLLEILFVSTKLGLTSFGGPVAHLGYFHEVYIRRRKWMDEKSYADLVALSQFLPGPASSQVGIGIGVMRAGILGGIVAFIGFTLPSVIALILFAILLQGLDTGEAGWIHGLKIVAVAVVAHAILGMAKNLTPDLKRKTIALFALVGTLLWQSILTQVVVICISALLGYLLYKQHTKSDEESIQFPITRKVGIVCLTVFFGLLILLPILKEITASHWVAMFDSFYRSGSLVFGGGHVVLPLLERELVPTGWISEEAFLAGYGVTQAVPGPLFTFAAYLGAIMYGWQGGLVATIAIFLPAFLLILGMLPFWDTLRRNPKIKGAFMGINAAVVGILISAFYHPIWTSSILTSIDFTLAAILFSMLMFWKLPPWIIVVCGAIGGTLLTFIESNIF; this is translated from the coding sequence ATGAACAGTAGATTTAAATCATTACTAGAAATACTCTTCGTTTCGACTAAACTTGGATTAACATCGTTTGGCGGTCCCGTTGCTCATTTAGGATATTTCCACGAGGTATATATTCGAAGAAGAAAATGGATGGATGAAAAAAGTTATGCGGACTTAGTAGCACTCTCTCAATTCTTACCCGGTCCAGCTAGTAGCCAAGTAGGAATCGGGATAGGAGTTATGCGCGCAGGAATTCTAGGTGGAATCGTAGCTTTTATCGGATTTACACTTCCTTCCGTAATTGCTCTCATACTATTTGCTATACTCCTTCAAGGGCTGGATACAGGAGAAGCTGGCTGGATACACGGATTAAAAATAGTGGCAGTAGCCGTAGTTGCACATGCTATTTTAGGGATGGCAAAAAATTTAACTCCTGATTTAAAGAGAAAAACCATTGCATTATTCGCATTAGTAGGAACACTTTTATGGCAATCCATTCTTACTCAAGTAGTTGTTATTTGCATTTCTGCCCTTCTTGGTTATCTTCTATATAAACAACATACTAAAAGTGACGAAGAAAGTATCCAGTTCCCCATTACAAGAAAAGTGGGAATCGTATGTTTAACAGTATTCTTTGGATTATTAATTCTATTGCCTATTTTAAAGGAGATAACTGCATCTCACTGGGTAGCCATGTTTGATAGCTTCTATCGATCTGGTTCCTTAGTGTTTGGCGGCGGTCACGTTGTTCTCCCTTTACTAGAAAGAGAATTGGTTCCCACTGGATGGATTAGCGAAGAAGCTTTCTTAGCTGGCTATGGTGTGACCCAAGCAGTACCCGGCCCCTTATTTACATTTGCCGCTTATTTAGGTGCTATTATGTATGGGTGGCAGGGCGGCTTAGTCGCAACTATCGCTATATTCTTACCCGCCTTCCTTCTAATCCTTGGTATGTTACCATTTTGGGATACTTTACGTCGTAATCCTAAAATTAAAGGGGCGTTTATGGGTATAAATGCTGCAGTAGTAGGAATTTTAATTTCAGCATTTTACCATCCTATTTGGACTAGCTCCATTCTAACCTCCATTGACTTTACCTTAGCTGCCATCTTATTTAGTATGCTTATGTTTTGGAAGCTCCCTCCTTGGATTATTGTTGTTTGCGGAGCCATTGGCGGTACATTACTTACATTTATTGAATCAAATATTTTCTAA
- a CDS encoding PTS transporter subunit IIC — protein MKDFFSKLLTGMSIGIVVSLIPNALLGEILKLLIPHFPALQSILDITVIVMSFLPVMIGVMVGVTFKLTAIQTASIGIAAMVGSGVVQKTAEGAFTLNGIGIVINTGITAALTVLFVQFLGNRLKEYSILLMPTLSILIPGMIGYSILPFVKHSTGLLGVAVANLTSLQPVLMGALISVIFCIIILSPISTVGVATVIMLSGIGSGAANLGIVAAGVGLAIASYKANSLGTALAHVLGSPKIQMRNFFMKPKIAFPMLITAAVLGALAGVLNIQGTPYSAGFGLSGLVGPLNYINLADGGWTTKNMTIMLSTFFIIPIGLNLVLIYLFSKKLKMIKAEDYKLQFD, from the coding sequence ATGAAAGATTTTTTCAGCAAGTTGTTAACTGGAATGAGCATCGGAATCGTTGTTTCGTTAATTCCAAATGCCCTATTAGGGGAAATTCTTAAACTATTAATTCCACATTTCCCTGCTTTACAATCTATTTTAGACATTACAGTGATTGTCATGAGCTTCTTGCCAGTTATGATTGGGGTAATGGTAGGGGTTACGTTTAAGTTAACAGCCATTCAAACAGCAAGCATTGGGATTGCAGCGATGGTTGGCAGCGGTGTTGTGCAAAAAACAGCAGAAGGGGCCTTTACGCTTAATGGAATTGGAATCGTAATTAATACCGGAATTACAGCTGCTTTAACGGTGTTATTTGTTCAATTTCTTGGCAATCGATTAAAAGAGTACTCCATTCTTTTAATGCCGACGTTAAGTATTTTAATCCCAGGCATGATTGGTTATTCCATTCTACCATTTGTCAAACATTCTACTGGTTTACTAGGCGTTGCTGTTGCCAATTTGACATCATTACAACCTGTTTTAATGGGAGCACTTATTTCTGTTATTTTCTGTATCATTATATTGTCACCTATTTCAACAGTAGGAGTTGCAACGGTTATTATGCTTTCTGGTATCGGATCCGGTGCAGCGAATTTAGGTATTGTAGCTGCGGGTGTCGGTCTAGCCATTGCTAGCTATAAAGCAAACTCACTTGGAACAGCATTAGCGCATGTGTTAGGTTCTCCTAAAATTCAAATGCGAAACTTTTTCATGAAGCCAAAAATCGCTTTTCCAATGTTAATCACAGCAGCAGTTCTTGGAGCTCTGGCCGGTGTATTAAATATTCAAGGAACACCTTATAGTGCTGGCTTCGGGTTATCAGGATTAGTCGGACCGCTCAATTATATAAATTTAGCTGACGGTGGCTGGACTACTAAAAATATGACCATCATGCTAAGTACATTCTTCATTATTCCGATTGGATTGAACCTTGTTCTAATCTACCTATTCTCTAAAAAATTAAAAATGATTAAAGCAGAAGATTATAAGTTACAGTTTGATTAA
- a CDS encoding peptidylprolyl isomerase, producing MAKKGYIVMENGEKIELEFYPNEAPNTVANFEKLANEGFYDGVVFHRVIPGFVSQGGDPTGTGMGGSGTTIKCETEGNPHKHEAGSLSMAHAGRDTGSSQFFIVHEPQPHLNGVHTVFGKVTSGLETARAMKNGDTMKEVRVFDAE from the coding sequence ATGGCTAAAAAGGGATACATTGTAATGGAAAATGGAGAAAAGATTGAGCTTGAATTTTATCCTAATGAAGCTCCTAACACAGTAGCTAACTTTGAAAAACTAGCTAATGAAGGCTTTTATGATGGAGTAGTTTTCCATAGAGTAATTCCAGGGTTTGTAAGCCAAGGTGGAGACCCTACAGGTACAGGAATGGGTGGAAGTGGTACTACTATTAAATGTGAGACTGAGGGAAATCCTCATAAACATGAAGCAGGCAGCTTATCTATGGCTCATGCTGGTAGAGATACAGGCTCTAGTCAGTTTTTCATTGTTCATGAGCCGCAACCTCACCTAAATGGAGTCCACACTGTCTTTGGTAAAGTGACATCAGGTCTTGAAACTGCAAGAGCTATGAAAAATGGTGACACAATGAAAGAAGTAAGAGTATTTGATGCGGAGTAA